In Amycolatopsis solani, a single window of DNA contains:
- a CDS encoding dipeptidase, whose translation MDLRARIAALMPRAREELAELVAIRSVADPRQFPPEECRRAAVWVADAFARTGFADARLAETPDGSHAVVGTRPCGRADAPTVLLYAHYDVQPPLAEAAWRTPPFALTEVDGRWYGRGAADCKGNILMHLTALRALGDELPVDLKLVVEGSEEQGTGGLEAFVPEHADLLRADAILVCDTGNAAVGEPAVTVSLRGMVTVVVSVDALPSELHSGEFGGPAPDALAALVSVLATLRDAVGNTTVRGLPNDGRWPGAAYPAARFRADAGLAPDSVLLGSGEVADTLWARSSLTVLGIDCPPVVGSAAAIVPHARARLNLRIPPGVRPAEAAEALAAHLSAAAPWGVRLSVEVEATGEPFHAATDGRAHRVLADAMRAAYGRPVSRLGQGGSIPLCTVFADTYPGAEILLIGVEEPRARIHAPNESVAPEEIAAMALAEALFLRGYGER comes from the coding sequence ATGGACCTGCGTGCCCGGATAGCCGCGCTCATGCCGCGAGCGCGTGAAGAACTCGCCGAGCTCGTCGCGATCCGGTCCGTCGCGGACCCGCGGCAGTTCCCGCCCGAAGAATGCCGCCGCGCCGCGGTCTGGGTGGCCGACGCGTTCGCGCGAACGGGGTTCGCCGACGCCCGGCTCGCGGAAACCCCGGACGGCAGCCACGCCGTGGTCGGCACCCGGCCGTGCGGCCGGGCGGACGCGCCGACGGTGCTGCTCTACGCGCACTACGACGTCCAGCCACCGCTGGCGGAAGCCGCGTGGCGCACCCCGCCGTTCGCACTGACCGAAGTGGACGGTCGCTGGTACGGGCGCGGTGCCGCCGACTGCAAGGGCAACATCCTCATGCACCTGACGGCCCTGCGCGCGCTCGGCGACGAGCTGCCGGTCGACCTCAAGCTGGTCGTCGAAGGCTCCGAGGAACAGGGCACGGGCGGGCTGGAGGCGTTCGTGCCCGAGCACGCCGACCTCCTGCGCGCCGACGCGATCCTGGTGTGCGACACCGGGAACGCCGCGGTCGGGGAGCCCGCCGTCACGGTCAGCCTGCGCGGCATGGTCACCGTGGTCGTGTCCGTCGACGCGCTGCCGTCCGAACTGCACTCCGGCGAGTTCGGCGGGCCCGCCCCGGACGCGCTGGCCGCGCTGGTGTCCGTGCTGGCGACCCTGCGCGACGCGGTCGGGAACACCACCGTCCGGGGCCTGCCCAACGACGGCCGCTGGCCCGGTGCCGCCTACCCGGCCGCGCGGTTCCGCGCGGACGCGGGGCTCGCCCCCGACTCCGTCCTGCTCGGCAGCGGCGAGGTCGCGGACACGCTGTGGGCGCGCTCGTCGCTGACCGTGCTCGGCATCGACTGCCCGCCGGTCGTCGGCTCCGCCGCGGCCATCGTCCCGCACGCCAGGGCCCGGCTGAACCTGCGGATCCCGCCGGGCGTCCGGCCGGCTGAAGCGGCCGAAGCGCTGGCCGCGCACCTGAGCGCCGCGGCGCCGTGGGGCGTGCGCCTGTCCGTCGAGGTCGAGGCGACCGGCGAACCCTTCCACGCCGCCACCGACGGCCGCGCCCACCGGGTGCTGGCCGACGCGATGCGGGCCGCGTACGGGCGTCCGGTCAGCCGGCTCGGACAGGGCGGCTCGATCCCGCTCTGCACGGTCTTCGCCGACACCTACCCCGGCGCCGAGATCCTGCTCATCGGCGTCGAGGAACCGCGGGCACGCATCCACGCGCCCAACGAAAGCGTCGCCCCGGAGGAGATCGCCGCCATGGCGCTGGCCGAGGCGTTGTTCCTGCGGGGGTACGGCGAGCGGTGA
- a CDS encoding SDR family NAD(P)-dependent oxidoreductase — MELDLTGRVAVVTGASRGIGLAVTETLVAEGVHVVAGARRPGPELEALTRAGKAHSLAVDLGTAEGPGQLVELALTELGRVDILVNNVGAVTPRPNGFLLVTDEEWTRSITLNLLSAIRATRAVLPTMVTAGRGSIVTIASINAYLPDPGVIDYSAAKAALVNFTKSVSKEFGPRGVRANAINPGPVATDLWLGAGGVAETVAAGSGATPGAVADEAATHAVTGRFTQPAEVANLAAFLAADRVAGNITGATFTLDGGYTTETH; from the coding sequence GTGGAGCTGGATCTCACCGGGCGGGTCGCCGTCGTCACCGGCGCCAGCCGGGGTATCGGCCTCGCGGTCACCGAAACCCTCGTCGCCGAGGGCGTCCACGTCGTCGCCGGTGCCCGCCGTCCCGGGCCCGAGCTGGAAGCGCTCACCCGGGCCGGGAAAGCGCACTCGCTGGCCGTGGACCTCGGCACCGCCGAGGGCCCGGGCCAGCTGGTTGAGCTGGCGCTGACCGAGCTGGGGCGCGTCGACATCCTGGTCAACAACGTCGGCGCCGTCACCCCGCGGCCGAACGGCTTCCTGCTGGTCACCGACGAGGAGTGGACCCGGTCGATCACGCTCAACCTGCTCAGTGCGATCCGCGCCACGCGGGCCGTGCTGCCGACCATGGTGACCGCGGGCCGGGGCAGCATCGTGACGATCGCTTCGATCAACGCGTACCTGCCCGACCCCGGCGTCATCGACTACAGCGCGGCGAAAGCGGCGCTGGTCAACTTCACGAAGTCGGTGTCGAAGGAGTTCGGCCCGCGGGGCGTCCGCGCCAACGCGATCAACCCGGGCCCGGTCGCGACGGACCTCTGGCTCGGCGCGGGCGGCGTGGCCGAGACGGTCGCGGCCGGCTCCGGCGCGACCCCCGGTGCAGTGGCCGACGAGGCCGCCACGCACGCCGTGACCGGCCGGTTCACCCAGCCGGCGGAGGTCGCGAACCTGGCGGCCTTCCTGGCCGCCGACCGGGTGGCGGGCAACATCACCGGCGCGACCTTCACCCTCGATGGCGGCTACACCACCGAAACCCACTAA
- a CDS encoding LysR family transcriptional regulator: protein MDLDLRLVRYFVTVADELHFGRAAARLHISQPALSKQIRRLEAEIGAPLLVRDSRHVTLTPRGERFLQLARQLLATAGQMLREPAPNRLRVAHIFELDTSRVVTDAFLAVHPGVEVVQSQMDSARQLAALLDDHLDVAILRVTAALRAEHPAGWQHTPLRLEPFRLVGRPGDPDRTSVSLHERPLEVFADAPGTALYNVHGHYLSSFEQHTGLTLRWLGNPGTFDHCRAALGRAPGSAFLLEFDSYARRYPDHGFPVHRPRELQPVYPWAVAWREGDEAETVREFLRIARETAERHGWLRPERAGGAPLWTPPGDLAAAE from the coding sequence ATGGACCTCGACCTCAGGCTGGTGCGGTACTTCGTCACGGTCGCCGACGAACTGCACTTCGGCCGGGCCGCCGCCCGGCTCCACATCAGCCAGCCGGCGCTGTCCAAGCAGATCCGCCGGCTCGAGGCCGAGATCGGCGCGCCATTGCTGGTGCGCGACAGCCGCCACGTCACCCTGACCCCGCGCGGCGAGCGGTTCCTCCAGCTGGCGCGGCAGCTGCTGGCCACGGCCGGCCAGATGCTGCGCGAGCCCGCGCCGAACCGCCTGCGGGTCGCGCACATCTTCGAGCTGGACACCAGCCGGGTCGTCACCGACGCCTTCCTCGCCGTCCACCCGGGTGTCGAGGTGGTCCAGAGCCAGATGGACAGCGCCCGCCAGCTCGCCGCGCTGCTCGACGACCACCTCGACGTCGCGATCCTGCGCGTCACCGCTGCCTTGCGCGCCGAACACCCGGCGGGCTGGCAGCACACGCCGCTGCGGCTCGAGCCGTTCCGGCTGGTCGGCAGGCCCGGCGACCCGGACCGGACGTCCGTCTCGCTGCACGAGCGGCCGCTCGAGGTCTTCGCGGACGCCCCCGGCACGGCGCTGTACAACGTGCACGGCCACTACCTGAGCTCGTTCGAGCAGCACACCGGTCTCACGCTGCGCTGGCTGGGCAACCCCGGCACCTTCGACCACTGCCGCGCCGCGCTCGGGCGCGCGCCCGGCAGCGCGTTCCTGCTCGAATTCGACAGCTACGCCCGCCGCTACCCCGACCACGGCTTCCCGGTGCACCGGCCGCGGGAGCTGCAGCCGGTGTACCCGTGGGCGGTGGCCTGGCGCGAAGGCGACGAGGCGGAGACCGTCCGGGAGTTCCTGCGGATCGCCCGCGAAACCGCCGAGCGGCACGGCTGGCTGCGGCCCGAACGGGCCGGTGGCGCGCCGCTGTGGACCCCGCCCGGCGACCTCGCGGCCGCGGAGTAG
- a CDS encoding ATP-grasp domain-containing protein: MSILLWGLIRDQPMSAVLTHLRRLDAPVHFLDQRQVLETTVEVDGGRTSRTVVTVAGETFDLGRVHAAYLRPHDSTQLPGLRARAHSSPEWRHAAEVDQVLNAWSDRTAAYVLNRPEAAAGNASKPFQLRAIAGAGFFVPPTLVTNDPDQVAEFIRMHGDVIVKSVSGVRSRVRRVRSTDKLADVAACPTQFQRRVPGTDVRVHVVGVEVFAAEVDSDADDYRYARALGHRDPVLTAIDLPPEVSVRCLDLARRLGLPVAGIDLRRTPDGEWYCFEVNPSPGFTYYESKTGQPIAAAVAGLLAAAALCKERAR; encoded by the coding sequence ATGAGCATCCTCCTCTGGGGCCTGATCCGCGACCAGCCCATGTCCGCCGTCCTTACGCACCTCCGCCGGCTCGATGCGCCCGTCCACTTCCTCGACCAGCGGCAAGTCCTCGAGACCACCGTCGAAGTCGACGGCGGTCGCACCAGCCGGACCGTCGTCACCGTCGCCGGCGAAACCTTCGACCTCGGCCGCGTCCACGCCGCCTACCTGCGTCCGCACGACAGCACCCAGCTGCCCGGCCTCCGGGCTCGCGCGCACTCCTCCCCGGAGTGGCGGCACGCCGCCGAGGTCGACCAGGTGCTCAACGCCTGGTCCGATCGCACCGCCGCCTACGTCCTGAACCGGCCGGAGGCCGCCGCCGGGAATGCGTCGAAGCCGTTTCAGCTGCGGGCCATCGCCGGGGCTGGCTTCTTCGTGCCGCCGACGCTCGTCACCAACGATCCGGACCAGGTCGCGGAGTTCATCCGGATGCACGGTGACGTCATCGTCAAGTCGGTCAGCGGGGTGCGCAGCCGGGTGCGGCGGGTGCGGTCCACGGACAAGCTCGCGGACGTCGCCGCCTGCCCGACGCAGTTCCAGCGCCGCGTGCCCGGGACCGACGTACGCGTGCACGTCGTCGGGGTCGAGGTGTTCGCCGCCGAGGTGGACAGCGACGCCGACGACTACCGGTACGCCCGGGCGCTGGGGCACCGCGATCCGGTCCTGACCGCGATCGACCTGCCGCCGGAGGTCTCGGTCCGCTGCCTCGACCTGGCCCGGCGGCTGGGGCTGCCGGTGGCCGGCATCGACCTGCGGCGCACCCCGGACGGAGAGTGGTACTGCTTCGAAGTCAACCCCTCGCCCGGGTTCACCTACTACGAATCGAAAACCGGCCAGCCGATCGCGGCGGCCGTCGCCGGGCTGCTCGCCGCGGCGGCGTTGTGCAAGGAGCGCGCCCGATGA
- a CDS encoding alpha/beta hydrolase: MAAAGTPVVFIHGLWLHATSWNPWIDHFRAAGYAPVAPGWPNEPETVEAARANPDAVADVSIDDATSHFASVIEGLDRPPIVIGHSFGGLITEKLLGQGIGAAGVAIDPAQIKGVLPLPLAQLRSALPALGNPANLHRSVSLTEKEFRFGFGNALSDEESAELHRRWTIPSPARPLFQAAAANFVLHSQAKVDTHRADRGPLLLVSGTADHTVPDVVTRSTLKQYRDSTAVTELKQFEGRGHSLTIDSGWRDVADAVLAWLREHGV, translated from the coding sequence ATGGCCGCCGCGGGTACCCCTGTCGTGTTCATCCACGGTCTGTGGCTCCACGCCACGTCGTGGAACCCCTGGATCGACCACTTCCGGGCCGCCGGGTACGCGCCCGTCGCGCCCGGCTGGCCGAACGAACCCGAAACCGTCGAAGCGGCCAGAGCGAACCCGGACGCCGTCGCGGACGTCAGCATCGACGACGCGACCAGCCACTTCGCGTCCGTCATCGAAGGCCTCGACCGCCCGCCGATCGTCATCGGCCACTCGTTCGGCGGCCTGATCACCGAGAAGCTGCTCGGCCAGGGCATCGGCGCGGCCGGCGTCGCCATCGACCCGGCGCAGATCAAGGGCGTGCTGCCGCTCCCGCTGGCCCAGCTGCGTTCGGCGCTGCCGGCGCTGGGCAACCCGGCCAACCTGCACCGGTCGGTGTCGCTGACGGAGAAGGAGTTCCGGTTCGGCTTCGGCAACGCGCTGAGCGACGAGGAGTCGGCCGAACTGCACCGGCGCTGGACGATCCCGTCGCCGGCCCGGCCGCTGTTCCAGGCCGCGGCCGCGAACTTCGTGCTGCACTCGCAGGCGAAGGTCGACACCCACCGCGCCGACCGCGGCCCGCTCCTGCTGGTCTCCGGCACCGCGGACCACACCGTTCCGGACGTCGTCACCCGCTCGACGCTCAAGCAGTACCGCGACTCCACCGCCGTCACCGAGCTGAAGCAGTTCGAGGGCCGGGGCCACTCGCTCACCATCGACAGCGGCTGGCGGGACGTCGCCGACGCCGTTCTCGCCTGGCTGCGCGAGCACGGGGTCTGA
- a CDS encoding APC family permease: MSSSGTPVRSGPGTAPPTEGTGPVRRPAAAWISWVALALMTTSSVASLRPAPTMAVYGLAAVFLYVVPAIVFLLPTSLVSAELASGWSGGVYNWVALGLSKPLGFLAVWCQFAMTIFYYPSLLGYVASTLAYVVDPDLAGNGWWTAAVIVVAYWSGVWISSRGTKGVAGLAGGGLVIGTLVPGVLLVVLGLVFLGQGHPSAAPMSAGHLLPEWAGLASLVLIVNNFLSYSGMEMNAVHVSSLRKPGKEFPRAMFLAMGLVLLIFVLPALAISWVVPADQLSLTAGVMQAFDAVFAAFGLHWLTPLIGVMLVLASLGGMLTWLAGPSKGLLLIARQEGYLPPFLQRLNKQGVQQNILVTQGLITTLIALCYAFLPDVSSAYWIFSVITTQVYLIMYLLMFVAAVRLRRKHPDHPRGYRAPMLLGLCGVGFCASLAALLVGFVPPSQFGSGNPWVYLGVVAGGALGLGLLVPYLFYRMRKPEWRRPEVQPS, encoded by the coding sequence ATGAGCAGCTCCGGCACGCCGGTGCGGAGCGGTCCTGGCACGGCGCCGCCCACCGAAGGAACCGGGCCCGTGCGGCGGCCGGCTGCCGCGTGGATCTCCTGGGTGGCGCTCGCGCTCATGACCACCAGTTCCGTCGCGAGCCTCCGCCCCGCGCCCACGATGGCCGTGTACGGGCTTGCCGCCGTCTTCCTCTACGTCGTCCCGGCGATCGTCTTCCTGCTGCCGACGTCGCTGGTCTCCGCCGAGCTCGCTTCGGGCTGGTCCGGCGGGGTCTACAACTGGGTGGCGCTCGGCCTCTCCAAACCACTCGGCTTCCTGGCCGTCTGGTGCCAGTTCGCGATGACGATCTTCTACTACCCCAGCCTCCTCGGCTACGTCGCGAGCACGCTGGCCTACGTCGTCGACCCGGACCTGGCGGGCAACGGGTGGTGGACGGCCGCCGTCATCGTGGTGGCCTACTGGTCCGGGGTCTGGATCTCTTCGCGGGGCACGAAAGGCGTGGCCGGGCTCGCCGGTGGCGGGCTCGTCATCGGCACGCTCGTTCCCGGGGTCCTGCTCGTGGTCCTCGGGCTCGTGTTCCTCGGCCAGGGCCACCCGTCCGCCGCGCCGATGTCGGCCGGGCACCTGCTGCCCGAGTGGGCCGGGCTGGCGAGCCTCGTGCTGATCGTGAACAACTTCCTGTCCTACTCGGGCATGGAGATGAACGCGGTGCACGTCTCTTCGCTGCGCAAGCCGGGCAAGGAGTTCCCCCGGGCCATGTTCCTGGCGATGGGGCTGGTGCTGCTGATCTTCGTCCTGCCCGCGCTGGCGATCAGCTGGGTCGTGCCCGCCGACCAGCTCTCCCTCACCGCCGGGGTGATGCAGGCCTTCGACGCGGTCTTCGCCGCCTTCGGCCTGCACTGGCTGACGCCGCTGATCGGCGTCATGCTCGTCCTGGCTTCGCTCGGCGGAATGCTGACCTGGCTGGCCGGTCCCTCCAAAGGCCTGCTGCTGATCGCCCGGCAGGAGGGCTACCTGCCGCCGTTCCTGCAGCGGCTCAACAAGCAGGGCGTGCAGCAGAACATCCTCGTCACCCAAGGCCTGATCACCACGCTGATCGCCCTCTGCTACGCGTTCCTCCCGGACGTTTCGAGCGCGTACTGGATCTTCTCGGTGATCACCACGCAGGTGTACCTGATCATGTACCTGCTGATGTTCGTCGCGGCGGTGCGGTTGCGCCGCAAGCACCCCGACCACCCGCGCGGGTACCGCGCGCCGATGCTGCTCGGCCTGTGCGGGGTCGGGTTCTGCGCGTCGCTGGCCGCGCTGCTCGTCGGGTTCGTCCCGCCGTCGCAGTTCGGCTCCGGCAACCCGTGGGTGTACCTCGGCGTCGTCGCGGGCGGTGCGCTCGGGCTGGGCCTGCTGGTGCCGTACCTGTTCTACCGCATGCGGAAGCCTGAATGGCGCCGGCCGGAGGTGCAGCCGTCATGA